One genomic segment of Caldilineales bacterium includes these proteins:
- a CDS encoding DUF11 domain-containing protein yields MISLIVGGLTPVQMAQAAMATTNVATADAVESQGRMAEMAGGQRREQGRSEADEEAASLTVDIGQEAEPAVVAPGEVVTYTVTARHTGYGLLRDLVVSDALPAGLVLVPHSESGFGYDPGAKALIWEIESLGPGATMTGTFQARVTGAAIGAVIVNEALASSRTITQTVIGQSVVEVAPPKGNRAAVAAGQGGWLRSEDGRVQVHLPPGAVNRQVEISYAEADMTLPDFLRHAFVLTAKDGNGEEVTDFGQPVEVVYRYTAQELVERDLNAASLYHWDEARGEWEVVPSTLEVGRGRLRAQLQHFSIYAEGGAEDTYLVEGQTTLRGAQPQLFTGAIGYSYDFRLPPGQGGLQPVLGLRYSSASHTPNSGHFSQVGFGWELAGADWLYIPPGDQNATQPTLKLQGATYSLRQTGDGQWFAKEDPLLKIEALDCSFGACGEWRLHGRDGVEYTFGTAETSRSYYWKLCGQQGEGRRYVHLPLRRITDRAGNTVSFSWGEEVEPSGPGACWPKSYVRAIHLDRIEYDNSNVQIDFVYAPRLDFPEGYDQQLWRFYTQNRLQQLWVKAKSGGSYQVLRTYYLEYDSGGAAYPSQKVSNLTFIEQTANGQVMPRVEFGYSDSAFASQDEYGAMTWIKNGYGGEIAFSSDHRGSGATPHVLASMSLRSGMAGATEAVWRYQGYDWDASGEADKLAGGFKRMDVIGPDGSLTRYEFETILDVGGKFDHLAGRVKTVQVCDDANCGSGHVLSRLETTWLHQLPANYPHLSNYGSLAAKDQPKFVYKEVEIAFKGEEEQSKTVLKYQDFRQKDEANVSRQYGNLTEMQEIEWDANTGGWKSAPYRTTYSVFYPATSAWIIDKPGLQEVFRKTWDDPSGQRLVQTFLFYDQTSNYQARPSQGLLRRTQTGLGSLWQDTYFEYWSHGSLYKTTDALGGSTRTFYDPDFGAYVLCQENALGQEVQYRYYGVSGGNRVGADGASCNPTSGSGIDAANGRVFGALEEEKDANGAITTYSYDRWQRLVGVWRPGESKAAGHGASERVVYPAFMGGGAGGYAAPFVVRSGRRDDAGGGAVASYLESWRVYDGLGQVIQTQTEAATSGQRNVVDVWYDGQGRRVKESIAYAAAAAGDVSISPQAQAHTDYAYDGLGRTTTITNTDLSVTRSFYSAVAGGERTAVIDANQHQTIREVDGFGRLKWSRQYEGSFGAGPNWSATVYAEAAYGYDEFDRLAAVTGPGNEPTSLTYDALGRKTSLTDADMGLWSYGYDAAGNLTRQTDARGTVLCYEYDALNRLRYVREDQTAPKDCTGTLAWRTTHEYDTLNWQPVANGIGRRNRLNDGSGTTTWAYDVRGRVTSETKAIGGTGGGTFVTQWTYDAADRVKTMTYPGGNNSQVGEVVTYTYNPQGLVETMVGTSTYVASTTYNALGQTTDRWLGSNGVVRQHYDYTAAENYRLVGARSGVSPNYNTLQNLSYTYDDAGNVLTITDAAAVGGSQTQTFTYDALNRLATATASGTPPNYGAYNQVSYAYSNAGNLTNFEGTVFTYGDAAHKHGVTHLGGAQKYWYDANGNASRRNNFGLDVNYAYDAENRLTGVTGGKTATFTYDGDGRLVKTQVGSVYVAIADTHYQYSGSTATKHYYAGDVRVAERVGTTLYWLLSDHLGSTAITANASGGNVAELRYYAYGKPRYNVGGQKTDYRFTGQRWQNDLGMYWYNSRWYDQLTGRFLQPDTIVPEPGNPQSLNRYSYALNNSMRYTDPSGHCIPDENCPGDRQNGNHRQSLKNNRSNFSPTQPLNPIITPEIQDFTWMPTINISSEQIQTHKTHVAGVNRFLAKMMVYEAINYYLLPNNGTVSFGLAGSIGAGVDLMAQIGFLSLDEQGNGNLGSLTLGIGGTSGVNLDGGIFVMFTDASEVSSLSGWFGSGGVSLGEAVGGGADYVFGTDPLTKQPIHGLQVNAGGAAKVNLPIPPVELHGNANYTWLGPQFNVYDLLVNWW; encoded by the coding sequence GTGATCAGTTTGATTGTGGGTGGCCTGACGCCGGTGCAGATGGCGCAGGCGGCGATGGCGACGACGAACGTGGCGACGGCCGACGCTGTGGAATCACAAGGCAGGATGGCTGAGATGGCGGGAGGTCAACGACGCGAACAAGGGCGGTCGGAGGCGGACGAAGAAGCCGCCTCGTTGACGGTGGACATTGGTCAGGAGGCGGAGCCGGCGGTGGTGGCGCCGGGCGAGGTGGTGACGTACACCGTGACCGCCAGACACACCGGCTACGGTTTGCTGCGCGACCTGGTCGTCAGCGATGCTCTGCCCGCTGGTCTCGTGCTCGTTCCGCACAGCGAAAGCGGGTTTGGCTATGATCCAGGGGCGAAGGCGTTGATCTGGGAGATCGAAAGCCTGGGGCCGGGGGCGACGATGACGGGGACCTTCCAGGCGCGCGTGACCGGGGCCGCCATCGGCGCGGTGATCGTCAACGAGGCGCTGGCCAGCTCGCGGACGATCACACAGACGGTGATCGGGCAGAGCGTGGTGGAGGTGGCGCCGCCGAAGGGGAATCGGGCGGCGGTGGCGGCGGGGCAAGGGGGATGGCTGCGATCGGAAGATGGGCGGGTGCAGGTGCATCTGCCGCCGGGAGCGGTGAACAGGCAGGTGGAGATCAGCTATGCCGAGGCCGATATGACGTTGCCGGATTTTCTGCGCCATGCCTTTGTGTTGACGGCGAAGGACGGGAACGGCGAGGAGGTGACGGACTTCGGGCAACCGGTGGAGGTGGTATATCGCTATACGGCCCAGGAGTTGGTGGAGCGGGATTTGAATGCCGCGTCGCTGTACCATTGGGACGAAGCCAGAGGGGAGTGGGAAGTGGTTCCGAGCACGCTGGAGGTGGGACGAGGACGGCTGCGCGCCCAGTTGCAGCACTTCAGCATCTATGCCGAAGGCGGCGCCGAAGACACCTATCTGGTCGAGGGGCAGACGACGCTGCGTGGGGCGCAGCCGCAGTTGTTCACGGGAGCGATCGGCTACAGCTATGACTTCAGGCTGCCGCCGGGGCAGGGCGGGTTGCAGCCGGTTTTGGGGTTGCGCTACAGCAGCGCCAGCCACACACCCAACAGCGGCCATTTCAGTCAGGTTGGCTTTGGTTGGGAACTGGCCGGGGCGGATTGGCTGTACATCCCGCCGGGCGACCAGAATGCGACCCAGCCGACTTTGAAATTGCAGGGCGCCACGTATTCGCTGCGCCAGACCGGTGATGGGCAGTGGTTTGCCAAAGAAGACCCCTTGCTCAAGATCGAGGCGCTGGATTGTTCGTTTGGCGCTTGCGGCGAATGGCGCCTGCACGGGCGGGATGGCGTCGAGTATACGTTTGGCACGGCGGAAACGAGCCGTTCCTATTATTGGAAGCTTTGCGGCCAGCAGGGTGAGGGGCGGCGCTACGTGCACCTGCCTTTGCGCCGGATCACGGACCGTGCGGGCAATACGGTCAGCTTCAGTTGGGGCGAGGAAGTAGAGCCGAGCGGGCCGGGCGCCTGCTGGCCAAAGTCCTACGTGCGTGCGATCCATTTGGATCGAATCGAATACGATAACAGCAATGTGCAGATCGATTTCGTCTATGCCCCGCGACTGGACTTTCCCGAAGGCTATGATCAGCAACTTTGGCGTTTCTATACGCAGAATCGTCTGCAACAGCTATGGGTGAAGGCGAAGAGCGGCGGCAGTTACCAGGTGTTGCGCACTTATTATCTGGAATACGATTCGGGAGGAGCCGCCTATCCCTCGCAGAAGGTCTCGAATCTGACTTTTATCGAGCAGACGGCCAACGGCCAGGTGATGCCGCGGGTCGAGTTTGGCTATAGCGATTCCGCTTTTGCCAGCCAGGATGAGTATGGCGCCATGACCTGGATCAAGAACGGTTACGGCGGCGAGATCGCCTTCAGCAGCGACCATCGCGGCAGCGGCGCCACGCCGCATGTGTTGGCGAGCATGAGCTTGCGCAGTGGCATGGCCGGCGCGACCGAGGCGGTGTGGCGCTATCAGGGCTACGACTGGGATGCCAGCGGGGAAGCCGACAAGCTGGCCGGGGGATTCAAGCGCATGGATGTCATTGGGCCGGATGGGTCGTTGACGCGCTACGAATTCGAGACGATCCTGGATGTTGGCGGCAAGTTCGACCATCTGGCGGGCCGGGTCAAGACGGTGCAGGTCTGCGATGACGCGAATTGTGGAAGCGGACATGTGCTCTCGCGCCTGGAAACGACCTGGCTGCACCAGTTGCCGGCCAACTACCCGCATCTGTCCAATTATGGCTCGCTGGCGGCCAAGGACCAGCCCAAATTCGTCTACAAAGAAGTCGAAATAGCCTTCAAGGGGGAGGAGGAGCAGAGCAAGACGGTTCTGAAATATCAGGACTTCCGGCAGAAGGACGAAGCCAATGTCAGCCGGCAGTACGGCAATCTCACCGAGATGCAGGAGATCGAGTGGGATGCGAACACCGGCGGCTGGAAGAGTGCGCCCTATCGCACCACCTACAGCGTGTTCTATCCGGCGACGAGCGCCTGGATCATCGACAAACCTGGTTTGCAGGAGGTGTTCCGCAAGACCTGGGATGACCCGTCTGGACAGCGGCTGGTGCAGACCTTTTTGTTCTACGACCAGACCAGCAATTATCAGGCGCGTCCGAGCCAGGGGCTGTTGCGCCGCACGCAGACGGGGCTGGGCAGCCTGTGGCAAGACACCTACTTTGAGTACTGGTCTCATGGCAGCCTGTACAAGACGACGGATGCGCTGGGTGGCAGCACGCGCACGTTCTACGACCCCGACTTCGGCGCCTATGTGCTCTGCCAGGAAAACGCCCTGGGGCAAGAAGTGCAGTATCGCTATTATGGCGTCAGCGGCGGCAACCGGGTTGGGGCGGATGGGGCAAGCTGCAATCCGACGTCGGGGTCGGGGATCGACGCGGCCAATGGGCGTGTGTTTGGGGCGCTGGAGGAGGAGAAAGATGCGAACGGGGCGATCACGACCTACAGTTATGACCGCTGGCAGCGCCTGGTGGGGGTGTGGCGTCCGGGCGAGAGCAAGGCGGCGGGTCATGGGGCGAGCGAGCGGGTGGTCTATCCGGCTTTCATGGGCGGGGGCGCCGGCGGCTACGCAGCGCCGTTCGTGGTCAGAAGCGGGCGGCGGGATGACGCTGGCGGCGGCGCTGTGGCGAGCTATCTGGAGTCGTGGCGGGTGTACGACGGGTTGGGGCAGGTGATCCAGACGCAGACCGAGGCGGCGACGAGCGGGCAACGGAACGTTGTGGATGTGTGGTACGATGGGCAGGGGCGGCGGGTGAAGGAGAGCATCGCCTATGCGGCGGCAGCGGCGGGTGATGTGTCTATCAGCCCGCAGGCGCAGGCGCACACCGACTATGCCTATGATGGGTTGGGGCGGACGACGACGATCACGAACACCGATCTGAGCGTGACGCGTAGCTTCTACAGTGCGGTGGCAGGGGGCGAGAGGACGGCGGTGATCGACGCCAACCAGCATCAGACGATCCGTGAGGTGGATGGTTTTGGCCGGCTGAAATGGTCGCGACAGTATGAGGGGAGTTTTGGGGCCGGCCCCAATTGGAGTGCGACCGTGTATGCCGAAGCCGCCTATGGCTACGATGAATTCGACCGGCTGGCGGCGGTGACAGGGCCAGGGAATGAGCCCACCAGTCTGACCTATGACGCCCTGGGCCGCAAGACGAGCCTGACCGACGCGGATATGGGCCTGTGGAGCTATGGCTATGATGCGGCGGGGAACCTGACCCGGCAGACCGACGCCCGGGGGACGGTGTTGTGCTATGAATACGACGCCCTCAACCGGCTGCGCTATGTACGCGAAGACCAGACGGCGCCGAAGGATTGCACGGGGACGCTGGCGTGGCGGACGACGCACGAGTACGACACCCTGAACTGGCAGCCGGTGGCCAACGGCATCGGTCGGCGCAACCGGCTGAACGACGGATCGGGGACGACGACGTGGGCGTATGATGTGCGGGGACGGGTGACGAGCGAGACGAAGGCGATCGGCGGCACGGGCGGAGGGACGTTTGTGACGCAGTGGACGTATGACGCCGCCGACCGGGTGAAGACGATGACCTATCCAGGCGGCAACAACAGCCAGGTGGGCGAAGTGGTGACCTACACCTACAATCCGCAGGGGCTGGTGGAGACGATGGTGGGAACCAGCACCTATGTTGCCAGCACGACCTACAACGCCCTGGGACAGACGACGGATCGCTGGCTGGGGAGCAACGGCGTGGTGCGCCAACATTATGACTACACCGCCGCCGAGAACTATCGGCTGGTGGGGGCGAGAAGCGGAGTGAGCCCGAACTACAACACCCTGCAAAACCTGAGCTACACCTACGACGACGCCGGCAATGTGCTGACGATCACGGATGCAGCGGCAGTGGGAGGCAGCCAGACGCAGACCTTCACTTATGACGCCCTGAATCGGCTGGCGACGGCGACAGCTTCGGGCACGCCGCCCAACTATGGCGCCTACAACCAGGTGAGTTACGCCTACAGCAATGCCGGCAACCTCACCAACTTCGAGGGGACGGTCTTCACCTATGGGGATGCGGCGCACAAGCACGGCGTCACACATTTGGGGGGTGCACAGAAGTACTGGTACGACGCCAACGGCAACGCCAGCCGGCGGAACAACTTCGGGCTGGACGTGAACTATGCCTACGATGCCGAGAATCGGCTGACCGGTGTGACCGGTGGCAAGACGGCGACATTCACGTATGATGGCGATGGCAGGCTGGTGAAGACGCAGGTGGGGAGTGTGTATGTGGCGATTGCGGACACGCACTACCAGTACAGCGGCAGCACAGCGACGAAGCATTACTATGCCGGGGATGTGCGGGTGGCTGAGCGGGTGGGGACGACGCTGTACTGGCTGCTGAGCGACCACCTGGGTTCGACTGCGATCACGGCCAACGCCAGCGGCGGTAATGTGGCCGAACTACGTTACTACGCCTATGGCAAGCCCCGCTACAATGTGGGCGGCCAGAAGACGGACTACCGATTTACGGGTCAGCGTTGGCAGAACGACCTGGGCATGTACTGGTACAATAGCCGCTGGTACGACCAGTTGACGGGGCGGTTCTTGCAGCCGGACACGATTGTGCCGGAGCCGGGGAATCCGCAAAGCCTGAACAGATATAGCTATGCCCTGAACAATTCAATGAGGTACACGGATCCGAGCGGCCATTGCATTCCCGATGAGAATTGTCCTGGTGATCGACAAAATGGAAACCATCGTCAATCATTAAAGAATAACAGGAGCAACTTCTCTCCCACCCAACCATTGAATCCAATAATTACACCAGAGATTCAAGATTTCACATGGATGCCGACCATAAATATCTCATCAGAGCAAATTCAAACACACAAAACACATGTTGCGGGAGTTAACAGATTTTTAGCAAAAATGATGGTATATGAGGCCATAAATTATTACTTACTACCAAATAATGGAACAGTGAGTTTTGGTTTGGCAGGAAGTATTGGCGCTGGGGTTGACCTTATGGCACAGATCGGCTTCTTAAGTTTGGATGAGCAGGGTAATGGCAATTTGGGCAGTCTAACTCTAGGTATTGGCGGTACTAGTGGGGTAAATCTGGACGGCGGCATATTTGTAATGTTCACTGATGCCTCTGAAGTAAGTTCGCTCTCCGGTTGGTTTGGAAGCGGGGGTGTGAGTCTAGGCGAAGCAGTGGGAGGAGGAGCGGACTATGTGTTTGGAACAGACCCCTTAACCAAGCAACCCATTCATGGCTTACAGGTCAATGCAGGAGGTGCAGCAAAAGTCAATTTGCCCATACCGCCCGTCGAACTCCATGGAAATGCAAATTACACATGGCTTGGGCCACAGTTTAATGTATACGATTTGCTTGTTAACTGGTGGTGA
- a CDS encoding aldehyde ferredoxin oxidoreductase family protein: MSHVIAGQYLRIDLSSGNIAAHTIDDADLRRFLLGSGYAAKLFYDEMDAGRPWDDPASRLYVFNGLLSGTFAPTGCRSSWCGRSPLTGIWTESNVGGHWGAELRFAGYDGLVIQGQAGQPVYLWLDGTSGAVELRPAGHLWGMNHYEFFEALRAETDPKAQIAGIGLAGENLVRYAGVMTGGIEHARTAGRGGVGAILGSKRLKAIVVRGKDRPAYHDAAGFRSTVKAANASIKDNSFGMSMLGTAGGVANAEKYGDLPLRNWQEGNWDGALAITGQRISETIFERHTFCFACPIGCGKTVRIEDGPFAGTQGHGPEYETLAGFGAMLLNGDLNSIAHINMLCNDYGLDTISTSSSIAFAIEAAEKGLLDAQGMTLRWGNAEAAVALVHQIARRQGLGAFLADGVRAMAATLGPEAEMLAVHVKGLEAPYHDPRAFVSMAVNYATANRGACHMEAISYWEGYGIEVPGLVFHPGVDHNRDRLSSHDAGRMAAHYQNYQSAFNPLGLCKFIIKGLAGPQMVADLVNAALGWGWSMADVFATGERIFDLKRLINLRFGLTPADDALPARLTQQPRPSGGAEGNLPDMAAALAEYYAVRGWDPATGALAPERLQALGLV; this comes from the coding sequence ATGTCACACGTCATCGCCGGCCAATACCTTCGCATCGACCTGTCCAGCGGCAACATCGCCGCCCACACCATCGACGACGCCGACCTGCGGCGTTTCTTGCTGGGCAGCGGCTACGCCGCCAAACTGTTCTACGACGAGATGGATGCGGGCAGGCCGTGGGACGACCCCGCCAGCCGTCTCTACGTCTTCAACGGCCTGCTGAGCGGCACCTTCGCCCCCACCGGCTGCCGTAGCTCGTGGTGCGGTCGCTCGCCGCTCACCGGCATTTGGACCGAGAGCAATGTGGGCGGGCACTGGGGCGCCGAACTGCGTTTCGCCGGCTACGATGGGCTGGTGATCCAGGGGCAGGCCGGCCAGCCGGTCTATCTCTGGCTGGATGGGACGTCCGGGGCCGTGGAACTGCGCCCGGCCGGGCATCTGTGGGGCATGAATCACTATGAGTTTTTCGAGGCGCTGCGGGCCGAGACCGACCCCAAGGCGCAGATCGCCGGCATCGGTCTGGCCGGCGAGAATCTGGTGCGCTATGCCGGGGTGATGACGGGCGGCATCGAGCACGCCCGCACGGCCGGGCGGGGCGGCGTGGGCGCCATCCTCGGCAGTAAGCGGTTGAAGGCGATCGTCGTGCGGGGGAAGGATCGGCCCGCCTATCATGACGCCGCCGGTTTTCGCAGCACGGTCAAGGCAGCCAACGCCAGCATCAAAGACAACTCGTTTGGGATGAGCATGTTGGGCACGGCCGGCGGGGTGGCCAATGCCGAGAAATACGGCGACCTGCCCCTCCGCAACTGGCAGGAAGGGAATTGGGACGGCGCCCTGGCCATCACCGGCCAACGGATCAGCGAGACGATCTTCGAGCGCCACACCTTCTGCTTTGCCTGTCCCATCGGCTGCGGCAAGACCGTGCGCATCGAGGATGGCCCCTTTGCCGGGACGCAGGGCCACGGCCCGGAGTACGAGACCCTGGCCGGGTTTGGCGCCATGTTGCTCAACGGCGACCTGAACAGCATCGCCCATATCAACATGCTTTGTAACGACTACGGCCTCGACACGATCTCCACCTCATCCAGCATCGCCTTTGCCATCGAAGCCGCCGAGAAGGGCCTGCTCGACGCCCAGGGGATGACACTGAGGTGGGGCAACGCCGAGGCCGCCGTGGCTCTCGTCCATCAGATCGCCCGGCGCCAGGGATTGGGCGCTTTCCTGGCCGATGGCGTGCGGGCGATGGCGGCGACATTGGGGCCGGAGGCCGAAATGCTGGCCGTCCACGTCAAGGGGCTGGAAGCGCCTTACCACGACCCGCGCGCCTTTGTCAGCATGGCCGTGAACTATGCCACGGCCAACCGCGGCGCCTGCCACATGGAGGCGATCAGCTACTGGGAGGGCTACGGCATCGAAGTCCCCGGCCTCGTCTTCCACCCTGGCGTCGATCACAATCGCGACCGCCTGAGCAGCCACGACGCCGGCCGGATGGCCGCCCACTACCAGAACTATCAGAGCGCCTTCAACCCCCTGGGGCTGTGCAAATTCATCATCAAGGGGCTGGCCGGGCCGCAGATGGTGGCCGACCTGGTGAACGCCGCCCTGGGCTGGGGGTGGTCGATGGCCGATGTTTTCGCGACCGGCGAGCGCATCTTCGATCTCAAGCGTCTGATCAACCTGCGTTTCGGCCTGACACCGGCCGACGACGCCCTGCCCGCCCGCCTGACCCAGCAGCCCCGGCCTTCTGGGGGGGCCGAGGGCAATCTGCCGGACATGGCGGCGGCGCTGGCCGAGTATTACGCCGTGCGCGGCTGGGACCCGGCCACCGGCGCGCTCGCGCCTGAGCGACTACAGGCGCTCGGCCTCGTTTGA